In the Streptomyces coeruleoprunus genome, ACTGTCACCGACGACAACGTGGTGGGCTACGTCGCCCCCCGGGCGGACACCGCGACCAAGCCCTGCTGAGGTGGCCGCGGTGGAGTGGTGCCCCAGCGGAGCACCCGACCGGCCGGAGTCGGTGGTCCTCGGCGTACGGTCGGGCGAGGACGGCCGGGTCGCCTACCTGGCGGACCCGCTACCCGCCGCCGAGGTGGCCGGGATGATCCCCGAGGGCATCCCGCCCACCCGGATCCTGCGGTTCGCCTCGCACTGCGTGAGCGAGTGCGCCAATCGGGTCGGCACCGCGTGCGGCCTGATCGACCGCGTGACGGCCCTGCCGGCCCCGGCGGCGGGCGCCGTCCCGCGCTGCCACCTGCGGGCCCACTGCAAGTGGTGGCGCCAGTCGGGCCTCGCCGCCTGCCACCGCTGCCCGGCGGTGGCCACGGCGACCCCGCCGGACGACACCCTCACCGCCCTGGTGGCCGACCCGGCGACGACGCGGGAACAACTGGCGGCGCACTTGGCGGCACCGGCGGACTGACCCGGAGGGGCCACCGGAGGGTGGCCCCTCCCACCGGGCGGGGCGCGCTCAGAACTCATCGACACCGTTGCGCAATTCACGCGTCCAGTAGCCGGTCTTCGCGACGGCGTCGTCGACCGCGAGGCCGCCGGAGGGCACCTCGACGACGACACTGCCCTCGGCCGGGGCGCCGCCGACGAAGAAGTTCACATGGAAGGCGCTGACGACCCGGTTCTCCTCCGCCACACCGCCAAGGGCGACACGCACGTTCGCGTACGCGGGCGCCCCCGGCTTCAGGACGACCGGGGCGGCGGGCTTGCTCTTCGCGACAGCGGGCACGTCCTTGGCGGTCTGGATGTCACCGAAGGCGATCAACGGGTAGTCGTGGAGCCGGCACGTGCGCCCGGAGGCGTTGGTGGCGGTCAGCACGATGTGCTCGGTGGGCGTCTCGCCGGCCTTGGCCATGGTGACGTCGAGGTCGCGGTGGGTACAGGCGGGCACCTCCCCGGAGGCAGCACGCTTCGCGCTACCGGAGGCGGCGGTCGTACCACCACCGGTGATGGCCCCGCCGGAGACGGTCGTGTCGGCCCCACCGGAAGTGCCGACCGGCGACAACGACACCGCGGGCCCCTCGTCCCTGGCCCCGGTGGAACCGCCACCGCATGCGGCCAGCCCCAACGAGAGGACGGCGACGGCGAGGACGGTGTTCGCGCGGCAACGACGCATGATGGTGATCCCCCGTAGCGATCGGTCATCGGCACCCGTTCGGCGCCGACTCCAGCTTCGACACACCCGCTGCCGTCCGGCTTGCGTACCGCTAACGCTCCAGTGGGGGTTCCTAGGCTTGTCCTATGACCGAACGGCCCGACCTTCCGTTGTGCCCGCCCCGCACGGAGGGCTGGTTCGCGGAGGACCTGGATCGCCTCCCCCAGGCGCCTCGCCACACCGAGCTGATCGACGGAGACCTCGTCTTCATGGTGTGGCCGCAGAGGTGGTGGCACGGCCACCTCGTCACGATGCTCACCGTCGCTCTCATGGAGCAGGCGCCCGCCGACGTCAGAGTCGGCCGCGAGATGACCATCAAGCTCGATGAGCGCAATCGTCCCGAGCCGGATCTGCCGGTGACGACAGCCGCGTTCGACGGTGACCGTACGTGGTCCGCCCCTGAAGAGGTTCAGCTCGTCGTCGAGGTGGTCTCCCCGGAGTCCGCCCACCGGGACCGCACGGTCAAGCTCCGCAAGTACGCCGAGGCCGGCATCCCGCACTACTGGTGCATCGAGGACGAGGACGGAGCCCCTGTGGTGCACGTCTACGAACTGGACCGGCCGACCCGCGCCTATGCACCCGCGGGCATCTTCCGTGACTCGCTGACCCGCCCGGTACCGTTCCCGATCAGCCTCGAACCGGCCAAGCTCGCCCCGCCTCGACGCACTTGAGGAGAGCCAGGTCCGGCGGCCTCGACGACAATCTCGTTCGTGGATACGGACGGCCCGCGCACGTTCATCCAGCCCCCGGCCATGGAGAGCGAATCGACGTGGTGGCGGCACTCGAAGGGCACAACCGGCGCGCCGGGCCTGGTGGTCGCCGTGACGAAGAACGGCGAAGTGCCGGTGAAGGAGGTGGTCCGATGAGTCTGCGTCTCGCCGACTTCGACGCGTCCGAGGCCGTCGCGGCGGCCGACTGGTCCGTTCTCGCCGAACCGCAGGTCGAGAGCGTCGTACAGGCAGTCGCCCGCGCCTTCGCCCGAGACTACGGGCTGACGCTGGAGTACGAGGACGCCTGCCAGGAGGCCGTGATCGTCGTGGCCGAGCGGGCTGCCTACGTACGGCAGATCCTCGCCGACGCGGGGGCCGGCCTTCTGCACCGCTGGCTGTCCCAGCGCCTACGGGACCGCTGGCTGACCGAAGCCAAGCACCGCACCGCACACGTCTCCTACGAGGCCGCCCGGCACAAGGCGGAGAGGAGTGGCCTGTGACGGCCTACGACCGGCGACTCGTCGAGCACCTCCTTCCGGCGGTGTGGGACCAGGAAGCGGCGTACGGCATCCGCAACCCGACAGCCCCGGACGCCGACATGCCGAAGGGCACGGTCGATCCGAAGGCCGCGGGCATCCTGTTCGCCCACCTCGCCGACATCCGGCGAGGCTGGGCGACCGCCCCGCTCACCCCCGCCGAACGCCAGGCCCTCGTCCTCCGCTACGGCGCGGACCTGCCGGACGATGAGGCGGGTGCGTTGCAAGGAGTGACGGGCAGGGCAACCCGGTACCGGTGCGAGCGGGGCATCGGGAAGATCGCGGCGCACTTGAACGGCCACAGCTACGTGGACGGGTACGAGGAACTGGACGACGCGGCGGCGTGACCGCAGACGTGGGCCGAGTGACCGGCGGACTGCAAATCCGCGTGAACAAGCCATTCTGACGCGAAGAACGCCTCGCTCCCTTGACCCAGCACAACCGCTCGGGAAGCGTCACAACGCAAGAACCCGCAACCGACTTGGAACAGGAGGGCACCATGGCCCTAGAGTTCGTGGGAATCGACCCCGAGACCACCGGAGGCGGCTCGCCGACTGTGTGGGTGGAGGAAGAGACGGCCGACCTCGTCCTCCAGGGCGAGGAGGCCGACAAGCTGCTGAAGGCCCAGGTGAGCGAGACGGAGTGGGTCGCCGGACACGACACGGGAATTCCCGCGCATGAGACGGTGATCCGCATCCCGGCCCGCATGGTGCCGATTCTGAGGGAGGCGTGTGATGTCGCAGAACGGCGTGCCGGACTTCGCTGAACTGCTGCGGTCCGCCCAGCGCACCGCTGTCCACCTGGAGATGCGCGACGTCTACAGCGTCGGCGATGAGAAGGACAGCTTCGAGGAGTTCCTTCGGACCGGTCGGACCGACCTCGACCCCGATTCGCCGTTCTGGCAGGGCTGGACCCCGCTGGTGCGCGAAACCGTCGCCAGGGGCGTCCAGATGCGCCGGGCTCGGATTGTCTCCGAGCCGGTGACCGATTACATCCGATGGGAGCACGCCCTGACCGCGGTCAACGTCGCCGTCGGTGAACAGGTCCGCTGGCTCCCCCGGCGCCTCGCCTCCGACATCGCCCTGCCCGGAAACGACCTGTGGCTGATCGACGACCGGCGAGTGATGTTCCACTGGTTCACCGGGGACGGCGACTGGGCAGGACATGAGTTCAACGAGGACCCCGACCTGGTGAAGATGGTCGTCGCCGCGTTCGAGGCTGTGTGGGAACGCGGCATCGACCACGAGAAGTTCACCGTCTGATCCCGCGCACGGCCCCATGCCCGCCTCCCCCTCGTCCAGCGCCCAGGCGGCGCGTGAAGCCCTCGCGAAGCGCTTGCAGCACCTTCGTCAGGACGCCGGCCTCACCGGGAAGGAGCTCTCCTCCCGGTGCGGCTGGCATCCGGCGAAGACGACCCGCATCCAAAAGGGCGAGGCCGCACCCTCCGACGCGGACATCAGAGCCTGGTGCGCGGCCTGTGGAGCGGAGGACCAGACAGAGGACCTGATCGCCACGGCGCGGGCGGTCGACTCCATGTATGTGGAGTGGCGGCGCATCCACAAGAACGGTATGCGCAAGGTCCAGGAGGACTTCTACACCCTTCACGAGCGAGCGGCCGTGTGCCGTGTGTACTGCTCCAACGCCGTTCCCGGGTTCTTCCAGACCGCCGACTTCGCCACCGCCCTCATGCAGTCGATCACCGACTTCCAGGGAACCCCCAACGACGTCGCCGAGGCCGTCGCCGCCCGCCTCGCCCGTAGTCGGTTCCTGTACGAGGGAGGCCACCGCTTCGTCGTGCTGTTGGAGGAGTGGGTTCTGCGCTCGCGGATCGGCGACCGGGAGACGATGGCGAACCAGCTCCGGCACCTGCTTGACGTCCTGCCACTGCCCTCGGTCTCACTCGGTGTCATCCCCTTCACTGCCCAGCGCGTCATCTGGCCCCTGGAGGCGTTCTACGTCTTCGACGACGCTCACGCCGTGGTGGAGACCTTGACCGCCGAGATCAACATCAGGCAACCGCGCGAAATCGCCGACTACCGCAAGGCGTTCGCCGAACTCGCAAAGATGGCCGCCTACGGCGACCACGCTCGCGCCCTCATCAACTCGGCGATCAGCACCCTCGGGTGACGTTCCGCAATAACTCGCAATTTCGTTGAGCCCGATCTCACGGCCTTCGTACGGTCGTTGACGTCGCCGGAAGGCCAGGCTCCCCGTGCCGGCGGCAGTGGAGGAGAGGCCCAGCCCCACGCCCCCGTAGCCGGGCTGGGCCGTCCCATCGGAGGGATGACCCCGTGACGACGACCGCCGCCAGACCCGCCTCGATCGGCGCACCCGGCTACAGCGAGACGATGCCGTGCGAGCCGGAGTCCGCACGCCGTGCGCGCCTGCTCATCAGTGCCGCCCTCAACACCTGGGGTATAGGCAACCTGGTGGACACGGCCATGCTGGTCGTCTCCGAACTCGTCGGCAACTCCGCCCAGCACACCCCGTGCCGTCTGCTCCGGGTCACCGTCAGCCGGCCCGCACCAAACCGCGTGAAGATCGCGGTCACCGACAAATCACGCACAGTCCCCAACATAGCCAGCCCCGCCGACGACGCCGAAGAAGGGCGCGGCCTGTTCCTCGTTGACGTGCTGAGCGTCCGGTGGGGCTACGACCGGCACCGCTGGGGCAAGACGGTCTGGTCGGAGCTGGAGGTCCCCACATGCTGACCCTCCGGCTGCTTCCCGAAGAAGAACTGGACGGCGACCCGGCGCAGTGCGTCGAGCTGGCGGTGCCCCGACGTGGTGGTGACACGATCACTGTGACGTCCCTGCGTCTGACGCCCTCCGACCTCGTCCGGCTGCGGACCGAGGCCGACCTGACTTTGGGCGAGATCCGTGCGGAAGTCCTCCGCGCCGAGGCTACGTGGCGTCAGCTCCTCGGCCGCTGGTTCGAGGAGGGCCGGGCAGCCGTCGACTCACTCACCCCTGACGTGGCGCTCCTCACCCGCGTCCTGGAGGGCCTGCGCACCTCCCTGTAACCCACAGGCTCCCGGCCGACGACCGAAGGACAGCACCAGCCGGGAACGGCGCCGGGGGACTTCCCCCGAGGTACCCCGGCGCCATGCACAGCACAGCTCCATCAGATGAGCCCGGCCGGACACGGCCGGGAGAACCGAAGAGGAAGGAGCACGAGGTGGCAGAGAGCACGACACCGCCGCCGGCCCCGAGTGGCCTCCTGGTGGCGGTAGAGGAACTGACCGCCGTCCACGACCGGTACGACAGCCTCCGGTCCGACAACGCCGGGAGTTCCGGCGATGCCCCGTGGCCGGGCGGTGACGGCAACCTGACCGACATCGAGTAGCACCAGGCGGCGGGGGTTCGCGCGGTTCGCCGTGCGGGCCCCCGCCACAGCTGCGTCACGTGGTCGAACTCATGAGGAGGCAGTAATGGAACACCAGTTGATCAACGCCATCGAGACGGCGCTCGGGTGGAACGGAGTGGATGAGCTCGGCAAGGGCTTCGTGCGGGGAAGCATCGACGACCCCGCCCTCGTCTCCCGCATCCTGACCCCGAACCGCTTGCTCGACATCGCCATGCGCAGGAGCCTGAACCGCCCGCAGTTCCGGTGCTTCCAGAAGGGCGAGGAAGTCCACCCGGCCATCTACTACACCGACACCGTCAGCCCCCGGGGCCAGAGCATCCCCATGGTCAACATGCGCAGCCTGGGCAGGCTGCTGGGGGAAGGCGCGACGCTCATCCTCGACCAGGTCAATGTCTTCGACCCGACGATGGAAGTCGCCTGCCGGGCATTGCAGTGGTGGTCCCACGAGCGGGTGCAGGTCAACGCGTATCTGACGACGAACGACGCCGCGGGCTTCCCGCTGCACTGGGACGACCACGACGTCGTGATCATCCAGCTCGCTGGCGAGAAGGAGTGGGAGGTACGCGGAACCTCCCGCGAAGTCCCCATGTACCGCGACTCCGACCCCAACAACACTCCGACCGAAGAAATCGTCTGGGCCGGCGTCATGAAGTCCGGCGACGTGATGCACATCCCCCGAGGCCACTGGCACCAGGCGACCCGCAACGGCCACGGATCGGGGAAGAGCCTGCACGTCACGTTCGGGATCACCAAGCGCACGGGAGCGAGCTGGCTCGCATGGCTGGGCGACTGGTGCCGAGAGCACGAGATCTTCCGGCACGACCTGGATCGCGCGCACGGGAGCGGCACTCAGGCCCTGACCGAGGCAGCCGTCCGGCTGATCGGCGAGCGCTCCCCAGCCGACTTCCTTGCCGCGTACGAACAGGCGACGGCGCTCCCCCGGCACGTCCCGTTCCTCGACATCCTGGGGCCGCTCGACGCCGTGGCGTGCACCAACCACTTCCCGCCCCAAATCCGCGAGAACGGCGAGACCGTCGACGTCGTGGCCTCGGGGAAGAAGATCACCTTTACGGCTAAGGCCGTGCCCGCGCTGCGTTTGCTGCTGAGTGGCAAGCCGGTTCCGTTGAACCAGGCCGCGGCCGTCGTCGGGGCCGAAGTCGCGGAGGTGGCCGAGACCCTCGTGAAGGAGGAGATATGCGCGATTCTGACCCCCGAGTTGTC is a window encoding:
- a CDS encoding helix-turn-helix transcriptional regulator, whose product is MPASPSSSAQAAREALAKRLQHLRQDAGLTGKELSSRCGWHPAKTTRIQKGEAAPSDADIRAWCAACGAEDQTEDLIATARAVDSMYVEWRRIHKNGMRKVQEDFYTLHERAAVCRVYCSNAVPGFFQTADFATALMQSITDFQGTPNDVAEAVAARLARSRFLYEGGHRFVVLLEEWVLRSRIGDRETMANQLRHLLDVLPLPSVSLGVIPFTAQRVIWPLEAFYVFDDAHAVVETLTAEINIRQPREIADYRKAFAELAKMAAYGDHARALINSAISTLG
- a CDS encoding Uma2 family endonuclease is translated as MTERPDLPLCPPRTEGWFAEDLDRLPQAPRHTELIDGDLVFMVWPQRWWHGHLVTMLTVALMEQAPADVRVGREMTIKLDERNRPEPDLPVTTAAFDGDRTWSAPEEVQLVVEVVSPESAHRDRTVKLRKYAEAGIPHYWCIEDEDGAPVVHVYELDRPTRAYAPAGIFRDSLTRPVPFPISLEPAKLAPPRRT
- a CDS encoding ATP-binding protein, which gives rise to MTTTAARPASIGAPGYSETMPCEPESARRARLLISAALNTWGIGNLVDTAMLVVSELVGNSAQHTPCRLLRVTVSRPAPNRVKIAVTDKSRTVPNIASPADDAEEGRGLFLVDVLSVRWGYDRHRWGKTVWSELEVPTC
- a CDS encoding JmjC domain-containing protein — protein: MEHQLINAIETALGWNGVDELGKGFVRGSIDDPALVSRILTPNRLLDIAMRRSLNRPQFRCFQKGEEVHPAIYYTDTVSPRGQSIPMVNMRSLGRLLGEGATLILDQVNVFDPTMEVACRALQWWSHERVQVNAYLTTNDAAGFPLHWDDHDVVIIQLAGEKEWEVRGTSREVPMYRDSDPNNTPTEEIVWAGVMKSGDVMHIPRGHWHQATRNGHGSGKSLHVTFGITKRTGASWLAWLGDWCREHEIFRHDLDRAHGSGTQALTEAAVRLIGERSPADFLAAYEQATALPRHVPFLDILGPLDAVACTNHFPPQIRENGETVDVVASGKKITFTAKAVPALRLLLSGKPVPLNQAAAVVGAEVAEVAETLVKEEICAILTPELSSGYTGLVTNAVS
- a CDS encoding DUF6879 family protein, with amino-acid sequence MSQNGVPDFAELLRSAQRTAVHLEMRDVYSVGDEKDSFEEFLRTGRTDLDPDSPFWQGWTPLVRETVARGVQMRRARIVSEPVTDYIRWEHALTAVNVAVGEQVRWLPRRLASDIALPGNDLWLIDDRRVMFHWFTGDGDWAGHEFNEDPDLVKMVVAAFEAVWERGIDHEKFTV
- a CDS encoding DUF4232 domain-containing protein, producing MRRCRANTVLAVAVLSLGLAACGGGSTGARDEGPAVSLSPVGTSGGADTTVSGGAITGGGTTAASGSAKRAASGEVPACTHRDLDVTMAKAGETPTEHIVLTATNASGRTCRLHDYPLIAFGDIQTAKDVPAVAKSKPAAPVVLKPGAPAYANVRVALGGVAEENRVVSAFHVNFFVGGAPAEGSVVVEVPSGGLAVDDAVAKTGYWTRELRNGVDEF